The window CTGTGAGCACAGGGGTGCCCGCTCCCTCCCAAGGATCCCCGtgcccccagctccagccatgtCCCGAGCCAGCTCCAGACATCCCGCAGCTTCCAGGGAAGCAGTTAAAGCTAGGAAAGCTGCTTTAGTGAGGACGAGCACGCAGCTTGGCcgcagggctgtgctgcagctccagctcttgTGCTGTTTGCTGACTGGGGATTCAGGGTGTTTGAGCGGGGATGGACACGGGGGTCCCGGGGATGCTGCAGTCATCCTGCTGCGGATGGAGCCTGGGGGTCCTGCAGAGAAATCTCAGAGAAACGTTTCCTAGCCTGAAAGCCCTGAAAGGCAGAGTCAGAGCCAAAGGGCAGTGGGTTTCTCATCTAATGGTGAGCTGTTGCTTTGAAAaagagagatggggagaggaGATAGAGAAGGGGAGGAGGTTGGGCGATGCAGGTGCTGCCGCAAACCCATCTCTGCCCCACGTACCTCTCAGTCACTTCTGTGACCCCCCCAGTTCAATCCCCACGGTTCCCTCCAGCAGTCCCCTCTGCCATCCACATCTCTGTCTCTTTGTCCCTAACGGGCTCCCTGGGTGTCACTTGCAGTTGAAGACACCGAGGAGGGCTGCGAGGTGAATGGCCGGGTCTATCGGGACGGGGAAGTTTTCCAGCCCAGCTGCAAGCTGCAGTGCCGCTGCCTGGACGGGGGCTTCACCTGCATTCCGCTGTGCCAGGAGGACATCCGGCTGCCCACTCCGGACTGCCCCTACCCGCGGCGTGTGGAGGTGCCAGGGAAGTGCTGCCCTGAGTGGATCTGCGAAACCCGGGACCAGCACCATCTCCTCCAGGATGCCGGGGCAGGTAAGATGCAGGACATGCCAGTGAGAGGATGCCCATACAGCTCTCTGGCGATGGTCCCTTCACCCCAGACTGTGAACATCAAAAGGAGAGACCTCTCTGCACATTTCCCTGCCATGCAGGGCTATGCCTGCAGTACCCACAGGGCACACTGCAAAGTGCCTGGCTCCaacccccctttttcccctcatctCTTTCCATGCAGCCCCCCGGGCAGTGTCCCCGCTGCTGCCATACCCCTGCCAGGAGTGGAGCACGGAATGGAGCGCCTGCTCGGCCACCTGCGGCATGGGCTTTTCTACCCGCGTCTCCAACCAAAACCGCTACTGCAGGCTGGAGACTCAGAGGCGGCTCTGCATGGCCAGACCCTGCCCGGCTCTGCCGGCAGCATCCCCAGTGGTAAGTGAGGGCCTTGGTGAGGCTGGTGCCCTGAGAAAGGGAAATGCCAGGCAACACGAGCCATCGGACCCCTAACTACCTGTGGGCACCTCATCACCCCTCCTCAGCCATGACCTGACCATAACTCAGGGACAGATAAGCCATCTCTTGAAACCTGGCTTGGAAAACAGCTGTTGGCAGGAGCAGACCTGAATTTTGGGGTCTCTGGATGTCTGCATCCAAAAGCACTGTGGATCCCACAGAACTCTGAGCCACACCAGTGAGCTCAGAATGCCCCTATGGCCAGATGCGCATTTGCAGCCCCTGTCTGGCTCCCCGGGTACACGTGAGAGGTGGCTCTGCCACCCCTTTAGTTAGCCAGGCACAGCCCCAGTGCAGACAAGGTGCAAACCTGCCTTGCTCAGAAGCAGCCAGTGCTTTCTGGGGCCAGGCACGTGTGCTGCCACACGCCCCTGCTCCCTAGACATGGGGGACACACCACCCCCCCACTCCATCTCcccatctctctctgctctgcctttgcagCGAGGAAACAGAGGTCATTTGTAGCTGTTCCCACCCCAGTTGCATCCCAGAGCCAACATCTCATCCCGGCAAAGAGTCTGGCACAAGCCCATGGCACTGTGGTTTTGGTGAAGATGGAAGATGTGTCCCTTGGGAAACTGAGGAAGAACTGATGGACTTTGGCTGCAAAGGAGGGTGGAAATAGAGAACAAGATCCCCGTGTCACCCAGCACCTACCCGCTCTGTGCACCCGCTGCCCCAGGCAGGGTTACTGGGCAGCATCCATGAGTTTCTTTGGctgaaggaaatggagaaacCCTGCCCCAAGTATAAACCCATCTGAGGAACCAGGAATTGGTCCTTTCCGAGACTGGTGGGACTTTTGGAGAGATGATGCTGCTCCTCCACCACATctcacacacagctctgctctgtggggGACACAAGAGAGATCATCTCCAGTACCTGGAAGCCCAAATCCCCAGGGGAAGCCTCATGCCCTGGCCCCCCAGGGATGAAGCAGGTACATGGGGCTACACACAACTCACCACTGCGCCAGGCTGAGCAGCTTGACTATGCGTGAGCTAAAACATCCCACAACATCCACCCTGCAACCAGCAGCTGCCTTCCTGAGCCTGGGCAGAAGCATCCTCCTGATGGCAGCTCTAATTCACCTTCATTCTAATTCACCACATCTCTCCAAAATCAACATGAACCTTCCTGCTCTGCTCGGCCTCCTCCTCTCCAAAGCGCTGTTGGTTTGGCAGGGCTTTAGCGAGTGAGGAGCTCAGACACAGGAGACACCGCTCCGCAGCACCAGACATAGCTCCTGCAGTCCAAGCACATACCCTGCGAGCCACGGccaagagaaaagcaggaaacagagaaaaccgACAAAGATGAGACGGGGCCATCTCCTGACAGGCTGGATCTGCTCCAGCTATGCAAGAGTCGGTGCAGGAGAGCtgcctggcagctctgcctttACTTTCTCACAGCGATGATCCCTCTGAGTGACTGAAAAACGAAACCCAAATGCCCTCTAATGGCCTCGCACAAGCATGTGGAGGGAACATTTTTCCCCACAGCAGGGCAAGAAGGACAACTGGAAAGGAGCCACGGTTTAGGTGACGTGTCCAGGTGAGATATGGACAGTTTAAATGTGtggaactgaaaataaagatgtgcTCATCTAGATGTGGAGCTTGTCTGGGGCTGTCCATGGGGGTGAGCCCGGCTCTGGTGAGCCCTCAGGAGCTTCAGTGCTCATGGCCAGGTCGGCTGTTGCAGGAAAGGTCTGACCCAGGACGGGGCAGCTTGGAGGAACCTCAGTTCAGGCTGcttagaataagaaaataaaacaggaaaaaaaaggtgaatcaaagcactgaaaacattATTATAGGCTATTATACCCTGGATTAAATTCTGCCCCTTTGCTTTTACCCAGCTCTACCAGTGGGACCAACCCATGGCACATGGGTGCTGGGATGCACAGGACAGCACAGCATGGCTGCATTACTGCTGGGTATGCAGCCCCAGCCACAGACCAGGCCATACCTCCTCTCAGcctccccaaacccaaaccccaaattttCCCCTGTAACTCATCCCTcctcccaccagccccacacctcCTGCGCTCACCCTGGACCAGGATTTCCCTGGCATCATgccaccaccatcaccatccCAACACAAGCCAACACCATACCAGGGCAgatttgggggtgcaggggtaAAAGGCTGAATGGCAGTGGGAGCTCCTCTCTCCTGCCCAGGGAAAGGCTCCccacaagcagcaggaaaggcagcagggcCAAGGCAGCCACTTAcctgctcccccagcccctgcaagtgctgaaaataaaatgaaagtcaaGGATGCTTTTCAGTCATCTcttggggatggggtgggggaagaaaaaatacctCACTGCTCATGCAGTAAACCGTTGCTTACAAAGAGAATTATTTGCTGTGATCATCTCGTGCTCTGCCCGAACACAGATGATTAATTCAGTTTAATACAGGAGACATGGTGAATCTGGCAGGCAGCAAATCGCAGGATGAAATTGGCCTGGTCTGCAGGTTCTTTTGACTTTCTACACCTCTGCAATGGCTGTGCCAAAAGAGCAGTGATACAAGGTGCAGGTAGACTTTAAAACCACAATGTTCCTCGACTGACACAAATAAGACACATGCTATGTACTGAAAATCCTGGTTTTAAGCCAGTTCTTGTCTGAACATGTTGGGACAGGCTGCCGGCAGGGAATGCTGCCAGGGCTCTCAACCCCTCCCAAATCCTGCCCAACCACCTCTGGGTGATGGTAAAAATCAAAAGGTCACTTTTGAAGCAGCAACCTGTAATTCTCATCTCAAACAGAAATGACTCAACACACCTCTGctataatttccttttttccccttttcttcaaaatgtcatttctgcCTGATTCACTAAGCAGAAAACACCTaaataatgaattaatgaatccaaataaatcacatttttccctaagaatacagagaaatcaGCTCTTGCAATTTGATTGCCAGTCTCACAATATTTGCTGTTCCCTCTAAAGCCCTGCTACCCTGGAAACATGTAGTTATTTGAGGATCACATTTATTGCAGCCTTTGACGCAGCGGAACCTGGGCTTTGCCTGATTTTGTGGGGCAGCTGATAAATACTCTGCCATCCCCAGATGATCATGGTCACCTTAAcgataaaaaaaccccaaaccagaagaCAACTCACCCCTATCCTCAAGGCAAACTGCCAAATCTGCACACATAAATGGCATGTGATTTGACAACCATATTCCTGAACCACCAGTGAGCAGCACATCGCAGCTCATTTCAGTGCAAGAAGacagagcagctgaaggagaaaCTGTGCACTGCTGCATGAGTAAACAATGTGCATCAGAATGGTTTTTTCCAAGCCATTCTCATGACTGATGATTTTTGAATGCCTGGAGTTGGCTGAAAAAGGACTGGATGAGCCTCAGGTTAAAGCTAAACGTTTTCAGATACCTCCCTGACCAGAGTGCAGTGCTCAGTAAAGAAAACAGTAGATCAAGGccctttgttttgctgttggtgAAGAGTCTTGAATTGGTTGCCTATTGCTCAGGTTACCcacaggagccatcccagccctgtgctctcTTTCACACTGCAGCGCACAAGGAGCTGCGCACCCGAGGGGAGCATCCTGATACGGATGAGGGTGGTAGCACTTCTACCGAGAGTGAAATCACGGGGAAAGTGAACACCTGAAACACACAAGGCAGGCAGGAGACGAGAACCATGCTGCTGCGTGCGTGCCTCCAACAGGGAGAAATGAGGGGCGGCTCCTGGGGTGCAGGCTCCAACCCTGGTGTGGAGGAATGGGGGGGGTTTCTCCTCACCCTGAGTGGGACAGATCAGAAGCGGGCTGAAAGCTCTGCCCCCCCTACCACCCCCCCAGCAGCCATCTTCCACCCGCTGCGAGGCAGagcccctctccctcctccctgctcccttcctctCGCTCCCTCCGGGCGCTGCAGCGTCCGGAGCAGCCGCAGCCCTGCGCGTCCGTGGCTCAGAACAGCTCCCGTGGGCTGTGGCCGGCGCCGAGGGCGCGGCAGGAGCTCCGGGCTGGGGCGGCTCTCACCGCATCGTCCTCCTGCGCCGGGGCTGAGCCCTGCGCCACAGAGCGGGCCCGGAAGGAgcggggcagccacagcctgcGCCCGGGCACGCTGGGGCCGCTCCGCCCAGGGCAACGGGCTCCGCTTGGCACCGGCACCTCGACCCGGGAGCGGCCACCGCACCGCAGCGCCCGACGGCCATGGAGGCTCCCCCCCGGTGGCCCGGCAATGGCACCCTGTGCCCCGTGGACACCGGCTTCACGCAGCGCTTCCTGCCCACCGTCTACCTGGTGGTGGTtgccctggggctggtggggaacGGGCTGGGGCTGTGGCACCTGTGCACCAGGGCCCGGCGCGGCGTCCGGCAGCCCCTCGGCTTGTTGGTGGGCAACCTGGGCTTGGCTGACCTGCTGTACGTGAGCACACTGCCCTTCCTCGTCAGCTACTACCTGCAGGGCAGAGTGTGGCTCTTCGGGCAGGGCTGGTGCCGGATCACCCGCGGCCTCTTCCACCTCAACCTCTACGCCAGCATCGGCTTCCTCACCTGCATCAGCATCCACTGCTACCTGGGCATTGTGCACCCGCTGAAGGCACAGGGCTGGTGCTATGGGACAACCCCTTCAGCATGGCTCAGCACGATGGTCTGGGTGTGGGTCATTGCACAGGTAGCTCCTGATTTTGCCTTCAGCAAGATGGACGATACAGGGACACGGTGCCACGACACGACGGAACATGAGTACCTGGGTGTTTACTTGCCATACACTATGACCATCACCGTGACTGGGTTTGTCATCCCATTCCTCATCATCATCGGCTGCTACTGCCACATGGTGGTGGTGCTCTGCAGGAATGACACTGTGAACCTAAGcctgaggagaagcagcatcagTTTGGTGATTCTTGTGATGATCCTCTTCTCCATCTGCTTCCTCCCCTACCACATCTTCAGAAACCTCAACTTGTTGTCTCGAGGCTGGCAGCTGCAAGGGTCCTGCACACAGGCTGTAAAGAATATTTACCTTTCCTACCAGGTGACCCGGGGACTGGCCAGCTTCAACAGTGCCCTCAACCCCCTGCTCTATGTGATGACCAGTGAAGCCTGCATGTCACGTATAAGGACCATCTGCCAAACAAGGAAAACCTCTTGCCAGGAAGATGAGAAGAATATGAGCATCATTCTTTGTAAGGAGGAGGTTTCTGATGAGCTCTGAGGTACCCAACACCCCCTCCAAAGGATGCACCACTTCAGTTTGCACTTGGGCCCTTCTTGGGGGTCACGTCCTCACCCTGACACCTGCTTTGCAGAGAGTTGGTAACTGCAGCATCACTGGCAGCAATCTCCCGCAAGGGATAGACAGGACTGCTGGTATCAGAGAGCAAACTGAGGCCAGGTTTTAGAGCAAAGCTACTCAACCCAACCGTTTAGCCTAACAGTACGCCCAGAGATGGCAAGAAATGAACATTGTCTTTACTCCAGACTTGAAACATTTCTCAGTCCAGCCTCTAATGCAGCGGTCTGAGCTGGTCAACATCTCCCTGGTTCTGCAGCCACCTGTTGAGCTCCTCAGTGAGGGAGATGGGGGTGAATGGTGCCTTGTCCCCTCACTGCATCCGCTCTCCCCCACTGGACATGGATTTGAGACAGGATTCCCTCGTTCACCTAAGGAGAGGGCACCAGTAATTAACTGCCTGCGTTGGACAACAGCCGAGAGATGAATTTTTGCAGGGGGAGGAATGCTTTGGAGGTGGAAATAGTCATTAAAATATCAAGTTTTAAATAGATGACTAAGCTGTGCCAGTTCCTGAGTTAGTTGTTCCTGGGTGACTGAGCTGCTTCAGAGTCTGTGTGATCCTCTATTGCCCACCTCctttgcaagagagaaaaagaacttcAGCATTACTCACCCTCTTTTGGAAAAGCACATAGCAGACAACAGCAAATTGGCATTTTGAAGTTTCTGGAGGCTGTTGGTTgggttggggtggtttttttgcaaGGCAAATGACTGCATTAGCCTGAACCGCTGCTTTCAATGGGCAAAATGCCACGAGAGTTTTGGAATCTTCAGGTGGGTGGTTGCATCTTACTCTTGCATCCAGCCTTGCAATGGGATTAGACATGTCTGTTAAAAATTAGacatgcaaagaaaagagaagcaacaCAGGCTTGAAGGCTTGTGAAGGCAAGATTCAATGGTGAGAGCAATCCATCTATTGCCGTGGGATCTCTGTTtcaggaggagcagaggctACTGAGCAGCAGTTTAGTTTTTGCTCTGGATGTTGATGAACACCTTGAGCGTTTCGGTCCTTGTGAAAGGAGCAATGTGATTTGCAGCAGCAGATCTTGCAGCTCGGCTGAAGGAAGAGGATTGAGAGTCTAAATCAGCCTCTTCTGGGAAAGGGCCAACCCATGGAC is drawn from Strigops habroptila isolate Jane chromosome 13, bStrHab1.2.pri, whole genome shotgun sequence and contains these coding sequences:
- the CCN5 gene encoding WNT1-inducible-signaling pathway protein 2, yielding MRLQLEKQLLFLSLLCILSKVCAQLCRRPCYCPGVPPRCPRGSPLVLDGCGCCKICARRLGEPCDFLHVCDQSQGLVCDYSAAPMGRGATCNFEDTEEGCEVNGRVYRDGEVFQPSCKLQCRCLDGGFTCIPLCQEDIRLPTPDCPYPRRVEVPGKCCPEWICETRDQHHLLQDAGAAPRAVSPLLPYPCQEWSTEWSACSATCGMGFSTRVSNQNRYCRLETQRRLCMARPCPALPAASPVQPSSTRCEAEPLSLLPAPFLSLPPGAAASGAAAALRVRGSEQLPWAVAGAEGAAGAPGWGGSHRIVLLRRG
- the LOC115615377 gene encoding P2Y purinoceptor 1-like, whose product is MEAPPRWPGNGTLCPVDTGFTQRFLPTVYLVVVALGLVGNGLGLWHLCTRARRGVRQPLGLLVGNLGLADLLYVSTLPFLVSYYLQGRVWLFGQGWCRITRGLFHLNLYASIGFLTCISIHCYLGIVHPLKAQGWCYGTTPSAWLSTMVWVWVIAQVAPDFAFSKMDDTGTRCHDTTEHEYLGVYLPYTMTITVTGFVIPFLIIIGCYCHMVVVLCRNDTVNLSLRRSSISLVILVMILFSICFLPYHIFRNLNLLSRGWQLQGSCTQAVKNIYLSYQVTRGLASFNSALNPLLYVMTSEACMSRIRTICQTRKTSCQEDEKNMSIILCKEEVSDEL